GGGACCGGAACCGCGTCCAGGCCAGTGGGCGGGCTCGCCTCCTCGTCGGCGTGGACCGGATGTTCCTCGGGCAGTTGGTCCTGCGGCTGCGGGGCGGCGGAGAAACCACTGGGCACAGACTCGGAAATGACGGGCGGTTCGCTGACCGGCGCAATTCCGGGCGCGAGCTCCGTCAGCAGGCGCTGGACCGAGCCGGTATCGAAGGGCTGCGCCAGGCGGAAGTCGGCCTGCGTGCGCGGGGCCGAGGTCAGTCCGATCACCGTCTTGCCCGCCGCATGCAGGCGCAACCAGCTCATCGGCCCGTACATGCTGTCCATGTCCACGATCACGTGCTCGGCGGCGTCACCGGGCAACAGCGACCAGGCATTGAGGAGCTGGGAGTTGGCAGCCGCGAAGGCGACCTTGAGGGACGCTTCAGTGGCCGGATCCATACCGGTCAGGCCGAGGGTGAGGGCCATTGTCGAGTCCATGTCTTAACAATCACCCAGTGTCGCGGAGCGTGCCGCGGGCGTCAATCAAGCCCATCACGGCTGACGTCAGCGGACGGCGGCCAGTGCGGACGTCCGCAGCACGAGGCCGTCGCGCGCGTGCTTTTTCGGCAGTTGGCTCTTCAGGAACGCCATCTGGTCGGCGAGGATGTTGCGGTTCGACAGGATCAGGTGCTCCACCCAGCTCGGCCGGTAGGGAACGGCGAGCAGCGGCATGTTGGCCTGCTGCGGGCTGCGGTTGCCCTTGCGCGAGTTGCAGTGGAAGCAGGCGGCGACGACGTTTTCCCAGACGTCGCGGCCGCCGCGGGACACCGGCTTCACGTGGTCGCGGGTCAGCTGGGGACGGTTGAATTGGCCGCCGCAGTACAGACAAAGATGCGCATCGCGGGCAAACAGCGCGGCATTGGTCAGCGTGGGCGTCGGGTTGACCGCACGTGCGCTGGCGTGACCGCGCGCCGCAACGATGGGATGCAGTCGCAGCACGCTGGGTTCGCCGCTGCGGCGGTTGTGCCCGCCGTGGACGGTCAGGCAGGGGTCGCCCAGCGTCCAGGCAACCGCGTCACGCGCATACAGGCACGCGGCGTGCTGCCAGTTCATCCAGTCCAGTACCCGCCCATGCGCGTCAAGAGACAGCAGGCGGACGGAGTCGAGGTGCTCGAGGGCGTGCCCGGTGGACACAGGCGTGTCCGGTTCCCACCCGCCGCCGGACGTGGCGGGGGGCAGGGTCCGGGCCACGAAGCGCGTCGCAGTGTCGGTTTCCATGAGAAATCGAGCATATACCCGATCCGGCCCGGTTTGTCCGCAAGGTTTTTCGCCGTCACCGTGCGGGATTTCGTTGATTCAGGCGTCGAACTGCTCCGCGTCTAGCGTCATCAGGGAGGCGCTGCCGCTGCGGATTGCCGCTGCGTGGGTGAGGGTACGCGGCAGGATGCGGGCGAAATAGAACTTCGCCGTTTCGCGCTTGCCGGCCTTGAATCCGTCCGAACTGCTGCCCGCCTCACTGACGGCAACGCTGCGCGCCCACCAGTAGGCCAACGCCACATAACCCGAATACATGAGGTAGTCGTAGGCGGCCGCGCCGATCTCTTCCGGATCGCGGCTGGCTTTGTCGACCACCTCCATGGTGAGCTGCTGCCACTGGGCGGCGTGCTTCTGCAGCGGGGCGATGAACTCGGCGACTTCGGGGTTGTCGGCGTGCTCGGTGCACAGCTGCTGGACCATGCCCAGCATCACCTTGAAACCCGCACCCTGCAGTTGCAGGATCTTGCGGCCGAGCAGGTCGATTGCCTGGATGCCGCTCGTGCCTTCATAAAGCGTCGTGATGCGGGCATCGCGGGCGAGCTGTTCGACGCCGTTCTCGGCGATGTAGCCATGGCCGCCGTAACACTGCACCGCATGATAGGTGCACTCCACGCCCCATTCGGTGAGGCAGGCCTTGACGATCGGCGTGATGAAGCCGACCAGATCGTCGGCCTGCTTGCGCTGTGCCTCGTCGGGAGAGTTGTGGGCGACGTCGATCTGCAGTCCGGCGTGGTAGCTCATCGCGCGGCCGCCTTCAACGAGGGCCTTGCAGGTCAGCAGCATGCGGCGCACGTCGGGGTGGACGATGATCGGATCGGCCGGCTTGTCGGGGAACTTGGGGCCCGACAGCGAGCGCATCTGCAGGCGTTCGCGGGCGTAGGCAAGGGCGTTCTGGTAGGCGCGATCGGACAGTCCGAGGCCCTGCAGCCCCACGGCGAGGCGGGCAGCGTTCATCATGGTGAACATGCCGCTCATGCCCTTGTTCGGCTGACCCACCAGATAGCCCTGGGCACCGTCGAAGTTGATCACGCAGGTCGCCGAGCCGTGGATGCCCATCTTGTGCTCGATGCTGCCGCAGCGCACCTGGTTGGGCTCGCCCATGCTGCCGTCGCGTCCCACGCGCAGCTTGGGCACGACAAACAGGGAAATTCCCTTGCTGCCGGCCGGGGAGTCGGGCAGGCGCGCCAGCACCAGGTGGACGATGTTTTCGGTCAGATCGTGCTCGCCGGCGGTGATGAAGATCTTGGTCCCGGTGATGGCGTAGCTGCCGTCATCGTTGGGTTCGGCACGGGTCTTCAACAGTCCCAGGTCGGTGCCGCAGTGCGGTTCGGTCAGGCACATGGTGCCGGTCCAGCGACCCTCGACCAGTGGCTTGAGGAACACCTCGCGCTGCCAGTCCTCGCCGTGATGCACCAGCGCTTCGGTCGCGCCGTGGGAAAGCAGCGGGAAGTTGCCCCAGGCAAGGTTGGCGGCGTCGATCATTTCCTTCTGCGCGAAGCCCACTGCCTGCGGCAGGCCCTGGCCGCCGAACTCGGTGGACGCGACCAGGCCGGTCCAGCCACCGTCGACATACTGCGAATAGGCTTCCTTGAAGCCCGTCGGGGTCGTCACATCGCCAGTCGCCTGGTCAAAAGTGCAGCCTTCGCGGTCGCCCACTTCATTAAGCGGCGCGAGCACTTCCTCGGAAAAACGGGCGCTCTCGTCCAGCACCGCGTCGACGAGCTCGCGGCTGGCGTCCGCAAAACCCAGGCGCTGGAATTCTGATTCCGCGCCCAACAGGTCGAACAGGACGAAACGCATATCCCGCAGGGGGGCTTTGTACTGGCTCATGCCGGCCTCGCTTTATTTGAGGAAAGTGGGGTGGCGTCGTGCGGGTGCCGGACGCGCCGGCGCAGCGCGACGCCGCGATCGGGAAACAAAATTCAGCGAAGCACGCCGGACAGACCCGGGGCAGGGCTGAGTGCGCTGGAGCGCTTGATCTTGAACTCGCGCTGACGCTGCTCGTCGGGCGTCGCGGTCACCATACCGTCCAGCGAGTACTGCACGCCCTGGCGGCTCGCCAACCCGTCGGCGACCGCGAGTTTGGCGGCAACCGTAGGCGAGACCGTGACGCTGATGACGTCGGCGGACTCCGGTCCAATGGTCAGCGCGGGATGGGCGCTCAGCGTGCCCGCGTCCTGGTCGCCGATTTTCATCGCCAACTGAAGGCTGTCAAAGCGCATCGGGATACTGCTGAAGTTCTCGATCCGCAGATCAGCCGTCCAGCTGCCATCGGCGAGCACGGTGAGCTGCTGGATCCTGGCCGAGGGCTCTGACACCCGGCGTACCGGTCCACTGGCGCACGCGACCAGGGTCGCAACGCAAACCAGCCAAACCGCCCACCGCATCCCGCGTGTTGCCCGCATGTCGACCGCTCCGTCTTGATTGCCACGAGCATACTACGGCGCATGGTGCGGGCGCCGCAAAGTCCGGACCCCGGAAACGCGAAACCCCGCAGCGGCTGTGGCCGTTGCAGGGCTTGGTCTTGCGGTGCCACCAAATGGTGGCCGGGGAGGGAATCGAACCCCCGACACGGGGATTTTCAAGGAGTCCACGGGCACTCCCTAACCCCTTGCTTTGCCTGGCAATTCCTCTGTAGAGTGGCGCTAAGTCACTGTCAAAGAGACCTACCACGCGCTCGAGGACGCGCCCCGCGTGGTCAACGAGAATGTCACCACTCTGGAAATCGAGAACGGCGTGGGGATCATCGCGCTCCCCGGCAGTGAAGCGACCATCCGCGGCTTCTCTGGCGCAAAGGTCGTGATTGTCGATGAAGCCTCCCGCGTCGAAGACGGCCTCATGGCGGGCATCCGCCCAATGCTCGCGACGACGCAAGGCCGGTTGATCGCGCTGACCACGCCCTACGGCAAGCGCGGCTGGTTCTATGAGGCGTGGGAGTACGGCGGGGATCGTTGGGGACGGATCAAGGTCACGGCGCACGACTGCCCGCGCATCGACCCCGAATGGCTGGAAGAGGAACGCCAAGGCATGGGCGACTGGCAATTCCGGCAGGAGTACCTGTGCGAGCTCGTGGACACGGACGAGCAGTTCTTCGCATCCGACCTCATCGAAGCCGCTCGATGACGACCTCGAACCCCATTGCAGCTAGGCCGATGGAATCCCTGCCGCTGCAACAGCCAGAAATTGATTACCGCAGTTCCTGGGCGGTCGGCGTCGATATCGGGCAGGCCCGCGATCCGACCGCTGTGGTCATCGTGGAGCGCATCACTGGCGTCCATGCACGCGCCAACGCCCCGCACTACATCGGCCCGATTCCGCGCTATCGTCCCGTCTATCGCATCCGCCACATGGAGCGTCTGCCGCGCGGCACGCCGTATCCCTCGCAGGTGCGCGCAGTCATGGATCGGCTGGAACGTGCGCCGCTGGACAAGCTCAAGCCGCGCATCCTGCTCGACTCCACCGGTGTCGGCCGTCCGGTCTTCGATATGTTCCGGCAGGCGGGATTGCTGCGCGGCGAGGCCATCACGATCGCTGGCGGGCGCGAGACGACCGAAACGGAGTTTTCGGCTTCGCGGTGCCGAAGGTTACGCTGGTCAGCCGCCTACAGGCGCTGCTGCACTCCGGCGACCTTCGCATCCCGCGCGCGCTGCCCGATGCGGCGGTCCTGACCCGCGAGTTGCAGGAGTTCCGGGTGAAGTACACAGACGCAGGCAGCGCGACGTTCAATGCCCGCGAAGGCGAGCACGATGACCTGGTGCTGGCCCTCGCCATCGCCGTCTTCGGGCTGTCCGAATCAACGTGCGCTACGGCCGAGTCCCTGCGCGAGTACTCGCACCGCCAGTTCTTCTCACGCTAGGCAGCGCCCCGGGCGTCTAAGGGCTCGTCCTCGGCCGGTGGGGACGCCGGGGGTGCCAGTGTCACTCCTCGTCCGGATCGTCAGAGTTGTTGCTCACTAGCAACGCGACGGAAATGCGCGTGATCCGGTACAAAGCGAGAAGTGCGAAACTGAGGAGCCCAAAAAGCAGCGCAGCATGGATCTCGGGAAACTTTATCGCATTAGCAAAACCGACCATCGCCAGGATGCATAGAAGCAACGATCCGTAGATTCCTTCGCGTAGGTAGCGCAACAAATCTTCTATGTACCCAGACTCATTAAGCCGCTTCTGCACAGGCCCGCTCATAGTCAGCAAGAGGGTCTTCACTGTCGCAAGAAAGCCCGCAAATATGCCGCCAAGCGAAACAAGCGATGCCAGCATATTTTCGCTATAGCTAATCGAGTAGCCCTTATGGTGAATCCACAACACCACGGCAAACGCGACCATACCCCCGACGTAGGGGTAGTAGCGTTCGCGTTGTAGTGGGGTTAGCTTCATTTCAGATCCGTGTGGACGCGGACTTCAATGCATCATATCGAGCTTGCAAAGGCAGCCGGTAATCGGCTCCGAGATGAATGGTTGCTTCGGTTTCGATCAACTCTTCGAGCAGATCGATAGGCTCAAACTCGGCCTTCGCGACCGTCTCTTTGCGCTTGCCCCGCTTGCCAACCGTTACCGTCGTCTCCGGCTCGTCGCCGCCATACGCCCTGGCCTTAAGGAGTCCAGCAAAGGGCAGCACTGCTAGAACGTCGTCCTTAATTTCCTGAAGAGACTTTCGTGGGTCCCTCTTCGAGATGGTCAGGGTCAAGAATAGTTTGTCCGCCGAATATCCCTGGCCGATCTCCGCCGCGTCAGTCAGAGAATTGCCTTGAATCCTGTCAGCCGGTCCCATCTTGGTAAGGTCAAATCCAATCTCAATGCGACGCGTAATGTCCTGATTCTGGAACCTGCGCTCTGCGTCATGCTCGAGCTTCGGGGAAATCCGGTAGCCCGGTTCGTGGCCGGAATAGATGCTGAGGTACGTCGCCATCGCGCTATGCCTCACTCCGATGTGGTTGTACTGGATGTACATGTAGCGCGTAGCCGGATCGTAAAGAGCCGCAGTGTCTTCGCCGAACGACTCACCAGAGGCGAAAGCGAAGCCCTGAATGGATTGCGATGCGTGGAAGCGTCCTGGCCCGTGGCCCGTTCGATTGCGAACGAAGTTGAGCAGCCACAGCCCGGTAGCCGGGTCTTGAACAACATCGTCCAGTCGGAACTTGACACCGTTAATCGTGCGCGTGCGACTTGCGATGGCATTGCCGTGAATCTGCGTAAGCAGGTCTCCCAGCTTCGGGACAGCGCGGCTATGCCTTGCTACGCGAAACTTCTGGATCTTCATCCGTGAAGTTGGGGCGCTAAGCACCGGTAGTGGCGGAAGTACAGGTGTGTTCATGGTGCCCCCCTCAATAAATCCCTGATATCGCTTAATGGTTGCATATCTACCCAGTCGCCCCGTGGGCCGTGGGGTTATCGTCGCGGTTCCCCGTCGCATAGGCCGCGACTCGATCTCAGCGGATGAGACTTGCCGAGACAATGCTGGGGCCCTTCACTCTTAGGCCTCGACCATGCCCAGATACCGCACCATCGCCTGTGACCATTGCGGCCATATGCTGCTAAAGCGAGACACCGAATGCGAAGTCTGCGGACGGATGACGCGGCGCGAGCGGACCCTATGGATCGCCAAGGCCGTTCAGATCGCCGTCGTCCTTGCCGTCTCCGCTTTCATCTACTTCAAGGTCAAAGGTCTAATGCCCTTGTAGAGCCAGGGCGTCGAGGGCTACTGCTGTTTCATTCGCTGAGGATTGAAACCCTTGACGTTGAACTCCAGTACCTGCACTCCGTTGTGATAGAGGTTCATCTCGATCTTGACCCGCTTCGCCGACTGCAACTTCTTGGCGATGCTGTACGGTAAGAAGACAGTCTCGCTGCTGTTGTCGGCGGGCTCGTTTCCGCTGTAGGTGACGGGTTGGGCATCATCGAATCGGATGCGCACCGGACACTCGTAACTACTGCAGAGGATCTGTCCCTTTTCGATTGAGACGATCACATCGTTGCCCCACTTGGGATGGCGTCGAATCGCTAGCGTTCCGCGCTGCGCGCCCTGATACGGAAAATCTAGACTGAGGACGTTGTCGCTAGCGACGGCGGCGTATTCGATGCGCTTGCCCGACATGCCATCTTCTTCATTGCTGTACGACCATGCGCCGTAAGTCTTCTCTTCTTCCACCTGCGCGCTGAGCTTCGGCAAGTCCTCCTTGGCTGCGGCAGCCTCGGGCCGGTCTGGGAACTCAGCGATGATGTTCTTTGCGTAGCTCTCTCGGAGCGACGCCGGCACGGATTCGTCGGTAAGGCCAGCGGCCCACGTCTTGAACATTGCCTCATCGGGTACCGGCTTGGCCGCCGCAACTGGAGGGGTGGGCGCTGTTGGCACAATCTCCTCGTTGGACGGAGCGCCGATGCTGCTGCACATGCGAACCAAGATCAGCAAGGCGATACCGCCTCCGATCCACTTCAAAGCCCGTCGGCCACTCGCTCCTTGCATCGCCCGAGCTGCGACCGCATCGACTGGCGCGCCGCAATGTGGACAAGTTGCAGCCTTGTCGCTGATGTCCTTGCGGCATTCGAGACAACGGATCATTGCCATGTAGGAGCCCCCTCTCCTCTATCCCCATGCCAAGCCTACCGCATGGCGTCTCCCTGACCGGGACCCGAGAAAAAGTCTGACATGTGGTCATCGGATCGATGTGCATTGCCGGGTAGGAAAAGCCCCCGCGCAGGAGTCAGAAGATCCGCCCCCGGAACGTCCGGAAACTCCCCCTCGATCCTGTCCCCCGAAGCCGTCCGGGATCGCCCCCCAGTCGCCCAGGAACCCAGCTGCCCGACTCGGGGGATCGTCCCCCGCTTGGGAGGGTTGCCGCGTCCCTGAGCGCGTCCTGTGCGGACGCATGCGCCGGCCCGTTGATGGATATCCGAAGCGTATGCATCGGAGAGGGATACGCGGACGACAGACAAGAAAAAAGGCCGCGATTGCTCGCAGCCCTTGATCCATCTACTTCACGCGAATCCACCAAATGGTGGCCGGGGAGGGAATCGAACCCCCGACACGGGGATTTTCAATCCCCTGCTCTACCAACTGAGCTACCCGGCCATGTCACGGGCTGGCCGTGAAGGAGCGGAACTATAGCGGGGCAGTCGCTTGCCTGCAAGCTGCGGCGCCGGTCGATCACGCTTCACCACCGATGAAGGCCGGTGACGGGATCATTGCTGTTCACAGGCCCGCGGCGAAGCAGGCCGCTGCCAAATCGGAGTCGGTCATGAGGAATCTGTTGTTTGCCATTGTGATTTCGCTGGTTGTGGGGGCGTGCGCGAGCGCGGGCTCACGCCTGACCGATGACCAGCGTCTGGAGATCCACCGCGCGCATGCGGGCGCGCCGGTCCGCAGCTTCCAGAATTTCGGCACCCTGTACAGCTGGACGGCGCTCGGTGACAGCGCACTGACGGTGTGGACGCGTCGCCACCAGGCGTATCTGCTGGAACTTGATGGCCGCTGCCCTGATCTGGACTTCTCACACACGATTGGCTTCAGCGCGCAGGGCGGGACCGTGTTCGCCGGCATGGACAGCGTGGTCGTGCTGGACCGTCAGAACACAAGTTTTCCGTGCCGGATCAGGGAGATCCGTCCGGTCGACACCAAGGCGGTGGAGAACGCCGAGCGCCGTGCGCGCGAGCGCTCGGTGCATTGAGCATGGCGTCATCAGCCAGCCGGCTCAGTCCTGTTCGGGTGGGACGTAGCCGGCCACCTGGGTGACGTTGCCTTCGAAAAGGAACGCGAGCATCTGCTCCTGCAGGAACCTGCGGTGCGCCGGGTCCATCGGCGACAGGCGGTTTTCGTTGATCAGCATGGTCTGGTGCGCCAGCCATTTCGCCCATGCGGGTTTGCCGATGTGGGCGAAGACGCGCTGGCCGGCCTCGCCGGGCCAGGGCGCGAAGTCGAGGCCTTCGGCGTCGCGCTTCTCGAATTCACAGTAGACGGTACGGGTCATCGAATTCCTCGTGGGATGGTCGGCCGCCTTCCAGCAGGCGGCGGATGGGCGCGGGGATGCCCAGCGTGGCCAGATCTGCCGGTGCGACCCAGCGCGAATGGTTATTGTCCTGCACCGCGCTGCGCAGGGCGACTCCGCGCCACCGCCGGGGCAACAGGTCCAGCTTGTAGTGGCTGAAAGCGTGGGCGATCGGTGGCAACACATCCCCATCGCCGTTGGCGCCGTCGATATGAGCGCGCAGGAAGTCCGCCACCGTGGCGTCATCGTCGGCTTGCGGCAGGGTCCACAACGATGCCCAGATGCCAACGGGAGGACGTTTTTGCAGCAGGACGCGGCCGTTTTCGTCCTCCAGCCACATGATCCATGCTTGGCGGTGCGGCACGGCCTTCGCGGGTTTGCGTGTTGGCAGCTCCGCGGTGCGGCCATGAAGGTAGGCGGCGCAATCCGCGGACAATGGGCAGGAGCCGCATGATGGGCGGGCGCGGGTGCAGATCGTCGCACCCAGATCCATCTGCGCCTGGGTGTAGTCGGCCAGGCGGTCATGGGGCAGGTGCTGCTCGGCAAACACCCACAGCTGGCGCTCGACCGCAGGCGATCCGGGCCAGCCGTCCACGCCGTGGAATCGCGCAAGGCCCCGTTTCACGTTGCCATCGAGAATGGCGTGGCGGTCGCCCCAGGCCTGGGCGAGGATGGCTGCGGCGGTGCTGCGGCCGATGCCCGGCAGCGCGACCAGGGCGTCAAGGTCACGGGGCAGTTCGCCGGCGTGCGCAGACATGCACTCCTGCGCGGCCCGGTGCAGGTTGCGCGCGCGGCTGTAGTAGCCAAGCCCCGACCACAGCGCGAGGACGTCATCCATCGGTGCGGCGGCGAGGGCCTGCAGGCTGGGCAGGGCGGCGACGAAGCGCTCAAAGTAGGGCGCGGCGGTCTTGACCTGGGTTTGCTGGAGCATCACCTCCGACAGCCAGACCCGGTAAGGCGAGCGCGGATGCTGCCACGGGAGATCGTGACGGCCGTGGTCGTCGAACCAGTGCAGCAGGCGGCTGGCGAAGCTGTCTGCCTTGACGGTCGCCTTCATCGGCCCGGTCCGGAATCCGGAAGGCGATCGGGGTCCGGCAGCCCGTCGCCGCCCTCGTGGTCGCCGTCATCGATTTGTAGTCGCACGCCGGTCAGGGTCGCACCGACGACTTCAATCCGTGGCGTCGTCAGGGTTCCCGTGAGGGGCGGCAGCGGGGTGCCGTCGGCCAGCTGCGCGATCCAGTCAGTCAGCTCGGGCAGCCGGAATTGTCCGTCGAAGCGGGTTTCGTCCCGGCTCAGTTGCAGGTTCAGCGGGTCCGAAAAGTCGGTAGTGCCGGCGTAGTCCACGGTGAACGGGAGTGGGGAGTCCGATTCGCCCAGCGGCGCGGGCAGTGCCGGCCATTGCGCGGGCCAATCGGCAACTTGGCCTGAGAGGTGAAGCGCAAGGGCATCGTCGAGCGCGAGGGAACCGGTAGCGTCGACTCTCTCCGGGACCTTGTCCTGCCCACGGACGGCTGCAGCCAGCGGCGCCACGACCAGGTCGCCGCCTCGATAGCGCACGCGGCCGGACATTCCCAGCGCAAATGCAATCGTGGGATCTTCGTCGGAGGGCTCGCGAAGCCAGCGTGCGTGGACGCCCAGCCGGGTTGCATCCAGGCCGATTCCGTCCGCGGCGTCGCGCAGGACTCCCGACAGGTTCAGCGCCAGCGGCATCCGCGATTGCCCG
This genomic interval from Lysobacter ciconiae contains the following:
- a CDS encoding HNH endonuclease is translated as METDTATRFVARTLPPATSGGGWEPDTPVSTGHALEHLDSVRLLSLDAHGRVLDWMNWQHAACLYARDAVAWTLGDPCLTVHGGHNRRSGEPSVLRLHPIVAARGHASARAVNPTPTLTNAALFARDAHLCLYCGGQFNRPQLTRDHVKPVSRGGRDVWENVVAACFHCNSRKGNRSPQQANMPLLAVPYRPSWVEHLILSNRNILADQMAFLKSQLPKKHARDGLVLRTSALAAVR
- a CDS encoding acyl-CoA dehydrogenase C-terminal domain-containing protein → MSQYKAPLRDMRFVLFDLLGAESEFQRLGFADASRELVDAVLDESARFSEEVLAPLNEVGDREGCTFDQATGDVTTPTGFKEAYSQYVDGGWTGLVASTEFGGQGLPQAVGFAQKEMIDAANLAWGNFPLLSHGATEALVHHGEDWQREVFLKPLVEGRWTGTMCLTEPHCGTDLGLLKTRAEPNDDGSYAITGTKIFITAGEHDLTENIVHLVLARLPDSPAGSKGISLFVVPKLRVGRDGSMGEPNQVRCGSIEHKMGIHGSATCVINFDGAQGYLVGQPNKGMSGMFTMMNAARLAVGLQGLGLSDRAYQNALAYARERLQMRSLSGPKFPDKPADPIIVHPDVRRMLLTCKALVEGGRAMSYHAGLQIDVAHNSPDEAQRKQADDLVGFITPIVKACLTEWGVECTYHAVQCYGGHGYIAENGVEQLARDARITTLYEGTSGIQAIDLLGRKILQLQGAGFKVMLGMVQQLCTEHADNPEVAEFIAPLQKHAAQWQQLTMEVVDKASRDPEEIGAAAYDYLMYSGYVALAYWWARSVAVSEAGSSSDGFKAGKRETAKFYFARILPRTLTHAAAIRSGSASLMTLDAEQFDA
- a CDS encoding NDR1/HIN1-like protein, encoding MRWAVWLVCVATLVACASGPVRRVSEPSARIQQLTVLADGSWTADLRIENFSSIPMRFDSLQLAMKIGDQDAGTLSAHPALTIGPESADVISVTVSPTVAAKLAVADGLASRQGVQYSLDGMVTATPDEQRQREFKIKRSSALSPAPGLSGVLR
- a CDS encoding terminase large subunit domain-containing protein — translated: MVNENVTTLEIENGVGIIALPGSEATIRGFSGAKVVIVDEASRVEDGLMAGIRPMLATTQGRLIALTTPYGKRGWFYEAWEYGGDRWGRIKVTAHDCPRIDPEWLEEERQGMGDWQFRQEYLCELVDTDEQFFASDLIEAAR
- a CDS encoding DUF6731 family protein is translated as MKIQKFRVARHSRAVPKLGDLLTQIHGNAIASRTRTINGVKFRLDDVVQDPATGLWLLNFVRNRTGHGPGRFHASQSIQGFAFASGESFGEDTAALYDPATRYMYIQYNHIGVRHSAMATYLSIYSGHEPGYRISPKLEHDAERRFQNQDITRRIEIGFDLTKMGPADRIQGNSLTDAAEIGQGYSADKLFLTLTISKRDPRKSLQEIKDDVLAVLPFAGLLKARAYGGDEPETTVTVGKRGKRKETVAKAEFEPIDLLEELIETEATIHLGADYRLPLQARYDALKSASTRI
- a CDS encoding zinc ribbon domain-containing protein yields the protein MAMIRCLECRKDISDKAATCPHCGAPVDAVAARAMQGASGRRALKWIGGGIALLILVRMCSSIGAPSNEEIVPTAPTPPVAAAKPVPDEAMFKTWAAGLTDESVPASLRESYAKNIIAEFPDRPEAAAAKEDLPKLSAQVEEEKTYGAWSYSNEEDGMSGKRIEYAAVASDNVLSLDFPYQGAQRGTLAIRRHPKWGNDVIVSIEKGQILCSSYECPVRIRFDDAQPVTYSGNEPADNSSETVFLPYSIAKKLQSAKRVKIEMNLYHNGVQVLEFNVKGFNPQRMKQQ
- a CDS encoding DUF6491 family protein, whose translation is MKAGDGIIAVHRPAAKQAAAKSESVMRNLLFAIVISLVVGACASAGSRLTDDQRLEIHRAHAGAPVRSFQNFGTLYSWTALGDSALTVWTRRHQAYLLELDGRCPDLDFSHTIGFSAQGGTVFAGMDSVVVLDRQNTSFPCRIREIRPVDTKAVENAERRARERSVH
- a CDS encoding oxidative damage protection protein codes for the protein MTRTVYCEFEKRDAEGLDFAPWPGEAGQRVFAHIGKPAWAKWLAHQTMLINENRLSPMDPAHRRFLQEQMLAFLFEGNVTQVAGYVPPEQD
- the mutY gene encoding A/G-specific adenine glycosylase — its product is MKATVKADSFASRLLHWFDDHGRHDLPWQHPRSPYRVWLSEVMLQQTQVKTAAPYFERFVAALPSLQALAAAPMDDVLALWSGLGYYSRARNLHRAAQECMSAHAGELPRDLDALVALPGIGRSTAAAILAQAWGDRHAILDGNVKRGLARFHGVDGWPGSPAVERQLWVFAEQHLPHDRLADYTQAQMDLGATICTRARPSCGSCPLSADCAAYLHGRTAELPTRKPAKAVPHRQAWIMWLEDENGRVLLQKRPPVGIWASLWTLPQADDDATVADFLRAHIDGANGDGDVLPPIAHAFSHYKLDLLPRRWRGVALRSAVQDNNHSRWVAPADLATLGIPAPIRRLLEGGRPSHEEFDDPYRLL